One window of Sporocytophaga myxococcoides genomic DNA carries:
- the lipB gene encoding lipoyl(octanoyl) transferase LipB, with product MNEVINKKVFFENLGLISYKEAWDYQTKLFDEIVSVKLSNRGIPAEDQMPTPNYLLFCQHPHVYTLGKSGDATHLLLQEDQLKKKGIEFYHINRGGDITYHGPGQLVGYPVIDMENYFTDIHKYLRLLEEGVIQTIAEFGIKGGRIEGLTGVWINSDIPEKGRKICALGVKTSRWVAMHGFAINVNADLNYFNNIVPCGISDKAVTSIEAEIGKKVNMEEVEVILKEKLTALFEMTIVQK from the coding sequence GTGAATGAAGTAATTAATAAAAAAGTCTTTTTTGAAAATCTTGGTCTTATAAGTTACAAAGAAGCCTGGGACTATCAAACTAAGCTTTTTGATGAAATTGTATCTGTTAAACTTTCAAACAGAGGAATTCCTGCGGAAGACCAAATGCCTACACCTAATTACTTGTTGTTTTGTCAGCATCCCCATGTTTATACTCTGGGCAAAAGCGGAGATGCTACTCATTTGCTTTTACAGGAAGATCAGCTTAAAAAGAAAGGGATTGAATTTTACCATATCAACAGAGGTGGTGATATCACCTATCATGGACCAGGGCAGTTAGTTGGTTATCCGGTGATAGATATGGAAAATTATTTTACCGATATTCATAAATACCTGAGATTACTGGAAGAAGGAGTCATTCAGACTATTGCAGAATTTGGTATTAAAGGAGGGAGAATTGAAGGACTTACCGGTGTCTGGATTAATTCGGATATTCCTGAAAAAGGACGAAAAATTTGTGCTTTAGGCGTAAAAACCAGCAGATGGGTGGCCATGCACGGATTTGCTATAAATGTGAATGCGGATCTAAATTATTTTAATAATATAGTACCTTGTGGTATTTCAGATAAGGCAGTTACTTCAATTGAAGCAGAAATTGGAAAGAAAGTTAATATGGAAGAAGTAGAAGTTATTTTGAAAGAAAAGCTGACAGCTTTATTTGAAATGACAATTGTTCAAAAGTAA
- a CDS encoding YraN family protein — protein sequence MGNNVISGKNGEDIAGKFLETKGYSILFRNYRYKKLEIDIIVRKENLLVFVEVKKRKNSKFGFPEASVSERKASLVMTAAENFIFENDWKGPIRFDIVAITGQEIVHFEDAFH from the coding sequence ATGGGAAACAATGTAATTTCGGGGAAAAACGGGGAGGACATAGCAGGAAAATTCCTGGAGACAAAAGGTTACTCTATACTCTTTCGGAATTACCGCTATAAAAAGCTTGAGATCGATATAATAGTCCGTAAAGAAAATTTGCTGGTTTTTGTTGAGGTCAAAAAAAGAAAAAATTCAAAATTCGGCTTTCCGGAAGCTTCTGTCTCCGAAAGAAAAGCTTCACTGGTTATGACTGCCGCTGAGAACTTTATTTTTGAAAATGACTGGAAAGGCCCGATTCGGTTTGATATCGTTGCAATAACCGGACAAGAGATTGTCCATTTTGAGGACGCATTTCATTAG
- a CDS encoding toxin-antitoxin system YwqK family antitoxin: MAFLNFRKLSLWLFILMGIAAPSFAQNDGPSDSFATDSIPDILVAADSIPNKAKKKKRKKNVFYGIKTRKGFTKMGRGKQVTIETFHLLKTYKEPNPYVGEYYVFDARKRKVLKVTSINQKELLNYRILHGPYKKTVGGEVVESGVFYVGTKHARWERYGKNNILIDKVKFYKGWPKESEITYFDNERTKVKEVKPLVNKQLNGTYCLFNEKGWTLIQGKYIDGIKVGIWVEYFTEKNKRRKETQYPASPYKDEQFEPYVLTEWDNEGNLIVQNGKAVPVTKTGGKDPSGKKQAQRPPNSNRNRKQ, encoded by the coding sequence ATGGCTTTTTTAAACTTCCGTAAGCTTTCTTTATGGCTTTTTATTTTAATGGGAATAGCCGCTCCTTCATTTGCTCAAAATGATGGTCCGTCTGACTCGTTTGCTACTGATTCTATCCCAGATATATTGGTAGCCGCTGATAGTATTCCCAATAAAGCAAAGAAAAAGAAAAGGAAAAAAAACGTTTTCTACGGAATAAAAACCCGCAAAGGATTTACAAAAATGGGAAGAGGGAAGCAGGTTACCATAGAAACTTTTCATTTGCTGAAAACCTATAAAGAGCCGAATCCATATGTGGGAGAATATTATGTTTTTGATGCCCGTAAAAGAAAGGTTTTAAAAGTTACCTCAATTAATCAAAAAGAACTTCTTAATTATAGAATACTGCATGGCCCCTATAAGAAAACTGTAGGTGGAGAGGTAGTAGAGTCTGGAGTTTTTTATGTCGGTACAAAGCATGCAAGATGGGAACGTTATGGAAAGAATAATATTCTGATTGATAAAGTCAAGTTTTACAAAGGCTGGCCAAAAGAATCAGAAATTACCTACTTTGACAATGAAAGGACAAAGGTAAAAGAAGTAAAGCCGCTGGTTAATAAGCAGCTTAATGGCACTTATTGTCTGTTCAATGAAAAAGGCTGGACCCTGATTCAGGGAAAATATATCGATGGTATTAAGGTTGGGATCTGGGTGGAGTATTTTACAGAAAAGAACAAGCGCAGAAAAGAAACTCAATATCCGGCGAGTCCATACAAAGATGAACAGTTTGAGCCTTATGTACTTACTGAATGGGATAATGAAGGGAATTTGATTGTCCAGAACGGTAAGGCTGTGCCAGTTACCAAAACCGGTGGAAAAGATCCTTCGGGTAAGAAGCAGGCTCAACGACCTCCTAATAGTAACAGGAACAGAAAACAGTAA
- a CDS encoding DUF4919 domain-containing protein — MKSGLIICFLLLFGVLSIQGQQIDVKEIELAIKNPESRFFYPLLLKRFNSLDTTLKKEDFKHLYYGFAFRENYFPFEMDELEKRLKDLNYAKKFEDVIDLADSIGHSVPTDLTVLFEKSYALRSLAKKEEVIVRSKYNVLLKAVLASGDGKSPETAYQVVFFGDEMEVLSALGFRILERQTILKDNRFYDVWILGKNKQKLEKLYFDVTIPHKFEEQQLIKDLKESN; from the coding sequence ATGAAATCAGGGTTAATCATTTGTTTTTTGCTATTGTTTGGTGTTTTGTCTATTCAAGGGCAACAAATTGATGTAAAGGAAATAGAGCTGGCTATTAAAAATCCTGAAAGCAGATTTTTCTATCCTTTATTGCTCAAACGGTTTAATTCTCTTGATACAACCTTAAAGAAGGAAGATTTTAAACACCTTTATTATGGATTTGCATTTCGGGAAAACTACTTTCCTTTTGAAATGGATGAGCTGGAAAAAAGATTGAAGGACTTGAATTATGCAAAAAAGTTTGAAGATGTAATCGATCTGGCTGATAGCATTGGTCATTCTGTGCCAACCGACCTGACAGTTCTTTTTGAAAAGTCCTATGCATTAAGATCTTTGGCTAAAAAAGAAGAAGTAATTGTCAGAAGCAAATACAATGTTTTACTTAAAGCTGTGCTTGCTTCTGGAGATGGTAAATCTCCGGAAACAGCTTATCAGGTTGTTTTTTTTGGAGATGAAATGGAAGTTCTCAGCGCCCTTGGGTTTAGAATTTTAGAGCGTCAGACTATTTTGAAGGACAACCGTTTTTATGATGTCTGGATTCTGGGAAAGAATAAGCAGAAGTTGGAAAAACTTTATTTCGATGTAACTATTCCTCACAAGTTTGAAGAACAGCAACTCATCAAAGATTTGAAGGAAAGCAATTAA
- a CDS encoding gliding motility lipoprotein GldH yields the protein MTKNRISTFLVLILFILSSCDKSRIYEQNFDLPDNKWDEDKELIFDFEVPDHRQMYNVLYNVRYSVDYPFYNLYVKYNLLDSAGRELNQKLQGMDLMDSKTGKPFGKGVGGVYDFRVLALPSYVFPYSGKYKLKVRQYMRQNPLPQIYSFGLRVEKAGA from the coding sequence ATGACGAAAAACAGAATTTCGACTTTTCTAGTCCTGATTTTATTTATTTTAAGCTCTTGCGACAAATCGAGGATATACGAACAGAATTTTGATTTGCCTGATAATAAATGGGATGAGGATAAGGAACTTATCTTTGATTTTGAGGTGCCGGATCACAGACAGATGTACAATGTATTGTATAATGTGAGGTATTCGGTTGATTATCCTTTTTATAATCTCTATGTAAAATACAATTTATTGGATTCAGCGGGCAGAGAGCTTAATCAAAAGCTTCAGGGAATGGATCTGATGGATTCTAAAACCGGAAAACCTTTTGGTAAAGGAGTAGGTGGTGTTTACGATTTCAGGGTATTAGCGTTACCTAGTTATGTTTTCCCTTATTCAGGAAAATACAAATTGAAAGTAAGGCAATACATGAGACAAAATCCTCTTCCTCAGATTTATTCATTTGGATTAAGAGTAGAAAAAGCCGGAGCTTAA
- the ricT gene encoding regulatory iron-sulfur-containing complex subunit RicT: MGCSSCSSGGGCSTGGCGKSGGCSSGGCNKMNTFDWLGNMEPTRISSFKIAEIRFKGGRKEYFRNVNDIELNNGDPVIVNVPNGHHLGFVSLQGELVRLQMKKKSIVDDDQIRDIYRIANAKDLEKFESTQKRELPTLFRTREIINELKLDMKLTDVEYQADNTKATFYYSADDRVDFRELIKCLATEFKIRVEMRQISLRQEAGRLGGIGSCGRELCCSTWLSDFKSVSTSAARYQNLSLNPSKLSGQCGRLKCCLNYELDTYVDALKDIPTVEDPLLTERGEAYLQKTDIFKKIMWFGYREDTTWYPLSVERVNAILELNKKGVTPASLDEHDTSLQDEEKKAEDDLNELKRLDEKYKKKKKKKKKSKGPNTVIASGNVQGETSGSDQERKPQQERRPQAQKQHQHPNRERSNQPNREKGPSSQNNPREKQQQRENTPRDNQNKGGQNVPRENQNRPKGNPNQQHKGNPNQPKGNPNQPKGNPNHPRGGNPNRQGSDQKNTNINPNTTPDKQV; encoded by the coding sequence ATGGGATGCAGTTCTTGTAGTTCCGGAGGCGGGTGTAGCACAGGTGGTTGCGGAAAAAGCGGAGGATGCTCGTCTGGCGGATGCAATAAAATGAATACTTTTGACTGGCTCGGAAATATGGAGCCTACCAGAATATCTTCATTTAAAATAGCCGAAATACGTTTTAAGGGCGGAAGAAAAGAATATTTCAGAAATGTCAATGACATTGAACTTAATAATGGAGATCCGGTCATAGTTAATGTCCCTAATGGACATCACTTAGGCTTTGTCTCTCTGCAAGGTGAATTGGTGCGTCTTCAGATGAAAAAAAAGAGTATCGTTGACGATGATCAGATTCGTGATATCTACCGCATTGCCAATGCAAAGGATCTGGAGAAATTTGAAAGCACTCAGAAAAGAGAGCTTCCGACACTTTTCCGTACCCGTGAAATAATCAACGAGCTGAAGCTTGACATGAAGCTGACAGATGTTGAGTATCAGGCCGATAATACTAAAGCTACCTTTTATTATTCTGCTGACGACAGAGTAGATTTTCGTGAACTGATTAAATGTCTAGCTACTGAATTTAAAATCAGGGTAGAAATGAGGCAGATCAGCCTTAGACAGGAAGCCGGTCGTCTAGGTGGGATTGGTTCATGCGGAAGGGAACTTTGCTGTTCAACATGGCTTTCGGATTTTAAAAGTGTTTCTACTTCTGCCGCCAGGTATCAAAATCTTTCTTTGAATCCAAGTAAACTTTCAGGTCAATGCGGAAGATTGAAGTGCTGTCTCAATTATGAGCTTGACACCTATGTGGATGCATTAAAAGATATTCCTACTGTTGAAGATCCACTACTTACTGAAAGAGGTGAAGCATATTTGCAAAAAACTGATATCTTCAAGAAAATAATGTGGTTTGGATACAGAGAGGATACCACTTGGTACCCGCTTTCTGTTGAAAGGGTTAATGCAATTCTTGAATTGAATAAGAAGGGTGTTACTCCTGCTTCTTTGGATGAACACGATACTTCACTCCAGGATGAAGAGAAAAAGGCAGAAGACGATTTGAATGAATTGAAACGTCTGGATGAGAAGTATAAAAAGAAGAAAAAGAAGAAGAAGAAATCAAAAGGTCCTAATACTGTGATTGCTTCTGGAAATGTTCAGGGGGAAACTTCTGGTTCTGACCAGGAAAGGAAACCGCAGCAGGAAAGAAGGCCTCAGGCTCAGAAACAACACCAGCACCCGAATAGAGAGAGGAGCAATCAACCTAACAGGGAAAAAGGACCTTCTTCTCAGAATAATCCAAGGGAAAAACAACAGCAGAGAGAGAATACTCCTAGGGATAATCAGAACAAAGGAGGTCAAAACGTGCCGAGGGAAAATCAAAACAGGCCCAAAGGCAATCCTAATCAACAGCACAAGGGCAATCCTAATCAACCTAAGGGCAATCCTAATCAACCTAAGGGCAATCCAAATCATCCTAGAGGAGGGAATCCTAACAGACAGGGATCTGATCAGAAAAATACAAATATTAATCCGAATACTACGCCGGACAAACAAGTATGA